One Torulaspora globosa chromosome 5, complete sequence DNA window includes the following coding sequences:
- the HRP1 gene encoding Hrp1p (ancestral locus Anc_3.49) — MNSDDEDFNDIYGEESTSVTTVVDNKDEQKKDITTEKTSTPPKESNNSATSSLDQLAALQALSSNLTQASAANTNTNTSASTNANNNNYDTNSDNQSNTNNSTDNRSGTDSTATDKPNAPTGMSWEQLQQTMSQFQPQATNAAPRQSVGPVKADLSRDICKMFIGGLNWETTEDTLRDYFSKYGKVIDLKIMKDTNTGRSRGFGFLTFEEPSSVDEVVKTQHILDGKVIDPKRAIPREEQDKTGKIFVGGIGADVRPKEFEEFFAQWGTIIDAQLMLDKDTGRSRGFGFVTYDSPDAVDRVCQNKFIDFKGKKIEIKRAEPRHMQKQQQAGDVGGVQGFAGMANPMAQMYQNPMMAGFNPMFNPQAMAEYYQKMQEYYQQMQQQTGMDYTQMFQQQMQQMSMMMPGFSMRGMGTPGAPSDSGTPNQGDDGASSGNAASSVQTVGGETSEAKASSNESSDSGENKLQINLPRGPRGPPSSSADQSSHSYGRERRERGDRGDRGERGDRRDRGERGERGERGERGERGERGERGERGERGDRDYHYRNGNRSGYRGGSGSGYRGRGGYSRRNNGYHPYNR; from the coding sequence ATGAATTCTGACGACGAGGACTTTAACGACATTTACGGCGAGGAATCAACCTCTGTCACAACAGTTGTGGACAACAAGGATGAACAAAAGAAGGACATCACCACGGAAAAGACGTCTACACCACCAAAGGAGTCCAATAACAGCGCAACATCTTCTCTGGACCAATTAGCTGCACTACAGGCATTATCCTCTAATTTAACCCAGGCGAGCGCAGCAAATACCAATACTAATACCAGCGCAAGTACGAATGCAAATAATAATAATTACGACACAAATAGTGATAATCAGTCTAATACAAATAATAGTACAGATAACAGGAGTGGGACCGATTCTACAGCTACTGATAAGCCAAACGCACCTACTGGAATGTCATGGGAACAGCTGCAACAGACGATGTCACAATTTCAGCCACAAGCTACCAACGCCGCTCCACGGCAATCTGTAGGTCCCGTGAAGGCAGACTTGTCCAGAGATATCTGCAAGATGTTTATTGGTGGTTTGAACTGGGAGACAACTGAAGATACTTTGAGGGACTATTTCAGTAAATATGGTAAAGTGATCGATCTGAAGATCATGAAAGATACCAACACAGGCAGATCGAGAGGTTTCGGTTTTTTGACGTTTGAAGAACCCAGCAGCGTTGATGAAGTGGTTAAGACCCAACATATTCTCGATGGCAAGGTTATCGATCCAAAGAGGGCAATTCCCAGAGAAGAACAGGACAAAACTGGTAAGATTTTTGTTGGTGGTATTGGTGCAGATGTGAGGCCTAAAGAATTCGAAGAGTTTTTCGCTCAGTGGGGTACCATTATTGATGCCCAACTGATGTTGGATAAGGATACCGGTAGATCAAGAGGTTTTGGTTTTGTCACATATGATTCTCCTGATGCAGTTGATCGAGTTTGCCAGAATAAATTTATCGACTTCaagggcaagaagatcGAAATCAAAAGAGCCGAACCAAGACACATGCaaaagcagcagcaagctGGCGACGTTGGAGGTGTACAAGGTTTTGCAGGCATGGCTAATCCGATGGCGCAAATGTACCAAAACCCTATGATGGCTGGCTTCAATCCAATGTTCAATCCTCAGGCTATGGCAGAATATTATCAAAAAATGCAGGAATATTATCAACAGATGCAGCAACAGACCGGCATGGATTATACTCAGATGTTCCAACAACAGATGCAGCAAATGTCAATGATGATGCCAGGTTTCAGCATGCGCGGTATGGGCACTCCTGGAGCTCCTTCGGATTCTGGTACACCAAACCAGGGAGACGACGGGGCTTCAAGTGGTAACGCAGCTTCAAGTGTCCAAACAGTAGGTGGTGAGACCTCAGAAGCTAAAGCCAGCTCCAATGAGAGCAGCGATAGCGGTGAGAATAAGCTACAGATCAACTTGCCAAGAGGTCCAAGAGGTCCACCATCATCGTCCGCCGATCAAAGCTCACACTCTTACGGACGTGAGCGTCGTGAACGCGGCGACCGTGGAGATCGTGGAGAGCGGGGGGACCGTAGGGATCGTGGAGAGCGTGGTGAACGCGGTGAACGTGGGGAACGTGGAGAGCGTGGAGAGCGTGGAGAGCGTGGAGAGCGTGGAGAGCGTGGCGATCGCGACTATCACTATCGTAATGGAAACCGCAGTGGTTACAGAGGAGGAAGTGGCAGTGGCTACCGCGGCCGTGGTGGATACAGCAGACGTAACAACGGTTATCACCCATACAACAGATGA
- the YPT11 gene encoding Rab family GTPase YPT11 (ancestral locus Anc_3.47): MTQLYTKLPRIGENLTTAVSSMSGRKRYSVHVPVSPLSPVLPIHASAVDGSQAFGSASSNASTPRAVYHESSSFYRIPSKYDQISMDSMSHKASNLKLLLIGDAGVGKTAMILGYCNELPTKSQLKIMSAASTPVKNKPEQDKGGPRNQKKIDMRKRYSLNDYEELFHKRQKFGGLMIGTNQSSDEFIPEVQTDDDSDEFVLDTRSTIGVDIKTSIINIDNRFFKCILWDTAGQERYRNAMIPLLYKGANGIILAYDICNLKTFQSCCDHWLREALDNFDTRDLAKVRFYLIGSKIDLYKDRQVTHEQVLRAIETIKSRFNVSISGNFEITCKWPHVVERTINLIIKDLVENGCYENVDSLQERTPSLDTSPTSSELASECEDGENRLHCRNKGSRSQPSRKDSSIDLSKPLNDIKASSCCV, translated from the coding sequence ATGACTCAATTGTACACAAAGCTGCCACGTATTGGGGAGAACCTCACAACTGCTGTTTCGTCGATGTCTGGCAGGAAGAGGTATTCAGTTCATGTGCCTGTCTCACCGTTGTCGCCGGTGCTGCCCATACATGCCTCTGCGGTCGATGGATCGCAGGCGTTTGGATCTGCATCTTCTAATGCGTCTACTCCACGGGCGGTATACCATGAGTCCTCTTCTTTTTATAGAATTCCGTCCAAATACGATCAAATTTCAATGGACTCGATGTCTCATAAGGCATCGAATCTGAAACTTTTGCTCATCGGAGATGCAGGCGTCGGAAAGACAGCAATGATTTTGGGATACTGCAACGAATTGCCCACGAAATCACAATTGAAGATCATGAGTGCCGCCTCAACACCGGTGAAGAACAAGCCAGAGCAGGATAAAGGTGGTCCACGAAATCAGAAAAAGATCGATATGAGAAAGAGATACAGCCTAAACGATTACGAGGAGTTATTCCACAAAAGGCAGAAGTTTGGAGGCCTCATGATTGGAACGAACCAAAGCAGCGACGAGTTCATTCCAGAAGTGCAAACGGACGACGACTCGGACGAGTTTGTGCTCGATACGAGATCAACTATTGGCGTTGACATAAAGACTAGCATTATCAATATAGACAACAGGTTTTTCAAATGTATTTTGTGGGACACCGCCGGCCAAGAGCGTTATAGAAATGCAATGATACCACTGCTGTACAAGGGCGCGAATGGCATCATTTTGGCTTATGATATTTGCAATTTAAAGACTTTTCAGAGCTGTTGCGACCACTGGCTCAGGGAGGCGCTAGATAACTTCGACACGCGTGATTTAGCCAAAGTACGATTTTATCTGATAGGAAGCAAGATCGACCTATATAAGGATCGGCAAGTGACACATGAGCAAGTTCTTAGGGCTATCGAGACAATAAAGTCGAGATTTAATGTGAGCATATCCGGTAACTTCGAAATAACTTGCAAATGGCCGCATGTTGTGGAAAGAACCATTAATctgatcatcaaagatctggTTGAAAATGGTTGTTATGAAAACGTGGATAGCTTACAAGAAAGAACCCCATCCTTAGACACATCTCCTACTTCCTCTGAATTGGCCAGCGAGTGCGAAGACGGCGAGAACCGTTTACACTGCCGAAATAAGGGCTCGCGTTCGCAGCCGTCCAGGAAGGACTCTAGTATAGACTTATCAAAGCCATTGAACGACATCAAAGCATCATCTTGTTGTGTGTAA
- the RPS19A gene encoding 40S ribosomal protein eS19 (ancestral locus Anc_3.51) has protein sequence MPGVSVRDVAAQDFINAYASFLQRQGKLEVPGYVDIVKTSAGNEMPPQDAEGWFYKRAASVARHIYMRKQVGVGKLNKLYGGAKNRGVRPHKHVDASGSINRKVLQALEKIGVVEISPKGGRRISENGQRDLDRIAAQTLEEDE, from the exons ATGCCAGGTGTTTCAGTTAG AGACGTTGCTGCCCAAGATTTCATCAACGCTTACGCTTCGTTCTTGCAAAGACAAGGTAAGTTGGAAGTGCCAGGTTACGTTGACATTGTCAAGACTTCTGCTGGCAATGAAATGCCTCCACAAGATGCCGAAGGCTGGTTCTACAAGCGTGCCGCTTCCGTTGCTAGACACATCTACATGAGAAAGCAAGTTGGTGTCGGTAAATTGAACAAATTGTACGGTGGTGCCAAGAACAGAGGTGTCAGACCACACAAGCACGTCGATGCTTCCGGTTCCATCAACAGAAAGGTTTTGCAAGCCTTGGAAAAGATCGGTGTTGTCGAAATCTCTCCAAAGGGCGGTAGAAGAATCTCTGAGAACGGTCAAAGAGATTTGGACCGTATCGCCGCTCAaactttggaagaagatgaatAA
- the TRM11 gene encoding tRNA (guanine-N2-)-methyltransferase (ancestral locus Anc_3.48): protein MATKYLVYMVQVHTNFRKAELESLAELYGIKSIDFTKHDEQSPFFLVELEGDQQARDWIKRSILTRGIYEYWGEGATLEELHENVQSQPFFEHYKDTYKNDSFKFEFESYKGTSKANRVKQIESFAYLDFRGKIDLKSAKQTYTLIEEYKPLSDNVPGTVPIHLYFGRLVQRSDRLAVEKYDLKKRPYKGTTSFEAELSLVSANIAQVKPGTIMYDPFAGTGSFLCAGGHYGALVVGSDIDGRMIRGKGAAQNINSNFRHYKENNRFLDVLTMDFTHNSLRSNLVIDTILCDPPYGIREAIKVLGAKDPQRFVGKENVEIDGQKAYLRRDYIPTKKPYSLDSLLDDLLQYASERLPIGGRLAFWMPTANDENIETIIPLHSNLELKYNCVQEFNKWSRRLLVYINRGPDFHGKTNHGSSRSRSNFRDRYFKNFN from the coding sequence ATGGCAACGAAATATCTGGTTTATATGGTACAGGTCCATACCAATTTTAGGAAAGCTGAGTTGGAGTCATTAGCCGAGCTATACGGTATCAAATCGATCGATTTCACAAAACATGATGAGCAAAGCCCATTTTTCTTGGTTGAATTAGAAGGGGATCAGCAAGCTAGGGATTGGATTAAGAGATCAATACTGACAAGAGGAATTTATGAGTACTGGGGTGAGGGTGCGACGCTGGAGGAATTGCATGAAAATGTCCAGTCACAGCCATTCTTCGAACATTACAAGGATACTTACAAGAATGACTCGTTTAAATTCGAGTTTGAATCATATAAGGGCACAAGCAAAGCGAATAGGGTGAAGCAGATTGAGAGCTTTGCTTACTTAGATTTTCGTGGCAAGATAGACTTGAAATCCGCAAAACAGACATATACGCTAATTGAGGAGTACAAACCACTGTCAGATAATGTGCCAGGAACTGTGCCAATTCATTTATACTTTGGCCGATTGGTTCAGCGAAGTGATCGTCTCGCTGTGGAGAAAtacgatttgaaaaaaagGCCATACAAGGGAACCACCAGCTTCGAGGCAGAGTTGTCGCTCGTAAGCGCCAATATAGCTCAGGTAAAACCAGGTACGATAATGTACGACCCGTTTGCAGGTACGGGATCGTTTCTCTGTGCTGGTGGACATTACGGTGCGCTCGTTGTAGGATCAGATATTGATGGCAGAATGATTAGAGGTAAAGGCGCTGCGCAAAACATAAATTCGAATTTCAGACATTACAAGGAGAACAACAGGTTCCTGGACGTCCTCACTATGGATTTTACGCATAACTCGTTACGTTCTAACTTAGTGATCGACACAATACTATGTGATCCGCCGTACGGGATCAGAGAAGCCATCAAAGTACTAGGCGCGAAGGATCCTCAAAGATTTGTTGGGAAAGAAAACGTAGAGATTGATGGTCAAAAGGCCTATCTAAGGCGTGATTACATACCCACAAAGAAACCCTATTCGCTGGATTCTCTGCTGGATGATCTTCTGCAGTATGCATCTGAGAGGCTACCGATTGGCGGCCGTCTAGCATTTTGGATGCCCACTGCCAATGACGAAAACATTGAAACCATTATACCGCTGCACTCAAATTTGGAACTGAAGTACAATTGTGTCCAAGAGTTCAACAAATGGTCAAGGCGGTTGCTTGTATATATCAATCGGGGACCGGATTTTCACGGAAAGACTAATCATGGATCGTCCAGATCCAGAAGCAACTTTAGAGATAgatacttcaagaactttaATTAA